Proteins encoded in a region of the Drosophila sechellia strain sech25 chromosome 2L, ASM438219v1, whole genome shotgun sequence genome:
- the LOC6620621 gene encoding glycogen phosphorylase yields MSKPQSDADRRKQISVRGIAEVGNVTEVKKNFNRHLHYTLVKDRNVSTLRDYYFALANTVKDNMVGRWIRTQQHYYEKDPKRVYYLSLEYYMGRSLTNTMINLGIQSECEEAMYQLGLDIENLEEMEEDAGLGNGGLGRLAACFLDSMATLGLAAYGYGIRYEYGIFAQKIKNGEQVEEPDDWLRYGNPWEKARPEFMLPVNFYGRVIDTPEGKKWVDTQRVFAMPYDNPIPGYNNNHVNTLRLWSAKSPIDFNLKFFNDGDYIQAVLDRNLAENISRVLYPNDNFFEGKELRLKQEYFMCAATLQDIIRRYKASKFGSREAVRNTFDHFPDKVAIQLNDTHPSLAIPELMRILVDEEHLTWDKAWDITVRSCAYTNHTVLPEALERWPVSLLESILPRHLQIIYHINFLHMENVKKKFPDDLDRMRRMSMVEEDGEKRINMAHLSIVGSHAVNGVAAIHSQILKDSLFHDFYEMEPQKFQNKTNGITPRRWLLLCNPGLSDLIAEKIGDEWPVHLDQLVALKKWAKDPNFQRNVARVKQENKLKLAAILEKDYGVKINPSSMFDIQVKRIHEYKRQLLNCLHIITLYNRIKKDPTANFTPRTIMIGGKAAPGYYVAKQIIKLICAVGNVVNNDPIVGDKLKVIFLENYRVTLAEKIMPAADLSEQISTAGTEASGTGNMKFQLNGALTIGTLDGANVEMAEEMGLDNIFIFGMTVDEVEALKKKGYNAYDYYNANPEVKQVIDQIQGGFFSPGNPNEFKNIADILLKYDHYYLLADYDAYIKAQDLVSKTYQNQAKWLEMSINNIASSGKFSSDRTIAEYAREIWGVEPTWEKLPAPEDQPQN; encoded by the exons CGCGTCTACTATCTGTCGCTGGAGTACTACATGGGTCGCTCCCTGACCAACACCATGATCAACCTGGGAATCCAGAGCGAGTGCGAGGAGGCCATGTACCAGTTGGGTCTGGACATCGAGAACCTGGAGGAGATGGAGGAGGACGCCGGTTTGGGCAATGGTGGTCTCGGTCGCTTGGCCGCCTGTTTCCTCGACTCGATGGCCACTCTGGGTCTGGCCGCCTATGGCTATGGCATCCGTTATGAGTACGGTATCTTCGCCCAGAAGATCAAGAACGGCGAGCAGGTGGAGGAGCCCGATGATTGGCTGCGTTATGGAAATCCCTGGGAGAAGGCCCGTCCGGAGTTCATGCTGCCGGTCAACTTCTACGGCCGTGTGATCGACACGCCCGAGGGCAAGAAGTGGGTGGACACCCAGAGGGTGTTTGCCATGCCCTATGACAACCCCATTCCCGGATACAACAACAACCACGTGAACACGCTGCGTCTGTGGTCCGCCAAGTCGCCCATCGACTTCAACCTCAAGTTCT TCAACGATGGTGACTACATCCAGGCCGTGCTGGACCGCAATCTGGCTGAGAACATTTCACGTGTCCTGTACCCCAACGACAACTTCTTCGAGGGCAAGGAGCTGCGTCTGAAGCAGGAGTACTTCATGTGCGCCGCCACGCTGCAGGACATCATCCGCCGCTACAAGGCCTCGAAGTTCGGATCCCGGGAGGCGGTCCGCAACACCTTCGATCACTTCCCCGACAAGGTGGCCATTCAGCTGAACGATACCCATCCATCGCTGGCCATCCCTGAGCTGATGCGCATCCTGGTTGATGAGGAGCATCTGACCTGGGATAAGGCATGGGACATCACCGTGAGGAGTTGTGCCTACACCAACCACACCGTGCTCCCAGAGGCCCTGGAGCGCTGGCCCGTCTCCCTGCTGGAGTCGATTCTGCCCCGCCATCTGCAGATCATCTATCACATCAACTTCCTGCACATGGAGAATGTGAAGAAGAAGTTCCCCGACGATCTGGACCGCATGCGCCGCATGTCGATGGTGGAGGAGGATGGCGAGAAGCGCATCAACATGGCTCATCTGTCCATCGTGGGCTCCCACGCCGTCAACGGTGTGGCCGCCATCCACTCGCAGATCCTTAAGGACTCGCTGTTCCATGACTTTTACGAAATGGAGCCCCAGAAGTTCCAGAACAAGACGAACGGTATTACCCCGCGTCGTTGGTTGCTGCTCTGCAATCCCGGACTCTCCGACCTGATCGCCGAGAAGATCGGTGACGAGTGGCCAGTACATTTGGACCAACTGGTTGCCCTGAAGAAGTGGGCAAAGGACCCCAACTTCCAGCGCAATGTAGCCCGCGTCAAGCAGGAGAACAAGCTGAAGCTGGCCGCCATTCTGGAGAAGGACTACGGCGTTAAGATCAACCCCTCATCCATGTTCGACATCCAGGTGAAGCGTATTCACGAGTACAAGCGCCAGCTGCTAAACTGCCTGCACATCATCACCCTGTACAACAGGATCAAGAAGGATCCCACAGCGAACTTCACCCCGAGGACAATCATGATCGGAGGCAAGGCTGCTCCAGGCTACTATGTGGCCAAGCAAATCATCAAGCTCATCTGCGCCGTTGGCAACGTTGTGAACAACGATCCCATTGTGGGCGATAAGCTCAAGGTTATCTTCCTGGAGAACTACCGTGTCACCCTGGCCGAGAAGATTATGCCCGCCGCCGATCTGTCCGAGCAGATCTCGACCGCCGGCACAGAGGCCTCTGGTACCGGCAACATGAAGTTCCAGCTGAACGGCGCCCTCACCATCGGCACCCTGGACGGTGCCAACGTGGAGATGGCCGAGGAGATGGGTCTGGACAACATCTTTATCTTCGGCATGACCGTCGACGAGGTGGAGGCGCTCAAGAAGAAGGGCTACAATGCCTACGACTACTACAACGCCAACCCCGAGGTCAAGCAGGTGATCGACCAAATCCAGGGCGGATTCTTCAGCCCCGGCAATCCCAACGAGTTCAagaacattgccgacattcTGCTCAAGTACGACCACTACTACTTGCTGGCCGACTACGATGCGTACATCAAGGCCCAGGATCTTGTCTCCAAGACCTACCAG AACCAAGCCAAGTGGCTGGAGATGTCCATCAACAACATTGCGTCCAGCGGCAAGTTCTCGTCGGATCGCACCATCGCCGAGTACGCCCGCGAGATCTGGGGAGTGGAGCCCACCTGGGAGAAGCTGCCAGCGCCGGAGGATCAGCCACAGAACTAA